The following coding sequences are from one Candidatus Eisenbacteria bacterium window:
- a CDS encoding response regulator transcription factor has product MAKVLIVEDEEGLLEGLEHNFKFEGYEVLTARNGHEGLKLALKQEPDLVVLDIMLPEKDGYTVLKELRQRHRSMPVLVITARNFEADVLKGFELGADDYLTKPFSVKELLARAKRLVAHGASSARAVMTTYTFGDVEVRFEPREVLKTDKAVALSYKEFELLKYLIEHRGRTVSREELLEEIWGVDEDLGVTTRTVDTHVSNLRSKLGAGFEQPFIVAVHKVGYKFVEPAGAVSRP; this is encoded by the coding sequence ATGGCGAAGGTCCTGATCGTCGAAGATGAAGAAGGCTTGCTCGAAGGGCTCGAGCACAACTTCAAATTCGAAGGCTACGAAGTGCTCACCGCGCGCAACGGGCACGAAGGCCTCAAGCTGGCGCTCAAGCAGGAGCCCGATCTCGTCGTGCTCGACATCATGCTGCCCGAGAAGGACGGCTACACGGTGCTCAAGGAGCTGCGCCAGCGTCACCGCTCGATGCCGGTGCTGGTGATCACGGCCCGCAACTTCGAGGCCGACGTGCTCAAGGGGTTCGAGCTGGGCGCGGACGACTACCTCACCAAGCCGTTCAGCGTGAAGGAACTGCTCGCGCGCGCGAAGCGCCTGGTCGCGCACGGGGCTTCGTCGGCACGCGCGGTGATGACCACCTACACGTTCGGCGACGTCGAAGTCCGCTTCGAGCCGCGAGAAGTGTTGAAGACCGACAAGGCCGTCGCGCTCTCGTACAAGGAATTCGAGCTGCTCAAGTATCTGATCGAGCACCGCGGCCGCACCGTCTCACGCGAAGAGTTGCTCGAGGAGATCTGGGGCGTCGACGAAGACCTCGGCGTCACCACGCGCACCGTGGACACGCACGTCTCCAACCTGCGTTCCAAGCTCGGAGCCGGGTTCGAGCAGCCGTTCATCGTCGCGGTGCACAAGGTCGGCTACAAGTTCGTCGAGCCGGCGGGAGCGGTGAGCCGGCCGTAA
- a CDS encoding HAMP domain-containing histidine kinase: MFASRFSRRVLILIGLGVTLPALVLAAVGALMTLRVSRALDAQTDRYNLYMARQTVEGLERELLSDLRDRIGPAENVARLGGNPLAIREAMGPSDSASITAEYVSLDQIADYFLLLVESTPLIYRSGAEDARGRRFAGLMLRNAEGQVSAAGGWWVAPDRFLASHLQSVVEERIVNDERMYGGIESRRQVSIRVIAPNGATVAEVRPPGPNPHATDVEMEGPFEGFRVRAAASVNAPIAGTKRLIALNLAFILVMAFVLLIATYFALRYTVRQIELARIKSSFLSNVSHELKTPIALIRLAVETLEMGRINTPEERDKFLRRIGREAVRLNNLVENILDFARLEAGQRAFRFTNVDVIEAVRETVDSFRLRIEDQGFQLTLELPETLPPVRGDGLAIAQCLLNLLDNAVKYSRERKEIRIASAAHEGFVTVSVSDRGIGIAPRDQKKIFEKFVRLEDGLVHDVKGAGLGLSLVYQIMKAHGGRVEVRSVLNGGSTFTLWLPRAAESAPQPEAQARTGS, from the coding sequence ATGTTCGCCTCCCGATTCTCGCGCCGCGTTCTCATCCTGATCGGCCTCGGCGTCACCCTGCCGGCGCTGGTGCTGGCCGCAGTCGGCGCGCTCATGACGTTGCGGGTCTCGCGAGCGCTCGATGCGCAGACCGATCGCTACAACCTGTACATGGCGCGCCAGACCGTCGAAGGGCTGGAGCGCGAGCTGCTTTCGGACCTGCGCGACCGGATCGGCCCGGCCGAGAACGTCGCGCGCCTCGGTGGCAATCCGCTCGCGATCCGCGAGGCGATGGGTCCGAGTGATTCCGCCAGCATCACCGCGGAATACGTATCGCTCGACCAGATCGCGGATTATTTCCTGCTGCTGGTCGAATCGACCCCGCTGATCTACCGCTCGGGCGCCGAAGACGCTCGCGGCCGGCGCTTCGCGGGCCTGATGCTGCGCAATGCGGAAGGCCAGGTCAGTGCGGCCGGCGGCTGGTGGGTCGCTCCCGATCGCTTCCTCGCTTCGCATCTGCAGTCGGTGGTCGAAGAGCGCATCGTCAACGACGAGCGCATGTACGGTGGCATCGAGTCGCGCCGCCAGGTCAGCATCCGGGTGATCGCGCCGAACGGAGCGACGGTCGCCGAGGTGCGACCGCCGGGGCCCAATCCGCACGCCACCGATGTCGAGATGGAGGGCCCGTTCGAGGGCTTCCGCGTGCGCGCCGCGGCGAGCGTCAACGCCCCGATCGCGGGCACCAAGCGGCTGATCGCGCTCAACCTCGCATTCATCCTGGTGATGGCGTTCGTGCTGTTGATCGCCACCTACTTTGCGCTTCGCTACACGGTGCGACAGATCGAGCTGGCGCGCATCAAGTCGAGCTTTCTCTCGAACGTCTCTCATGAACTGAAGACGCCGATCGCTCTGATCCGGCTCGCGGTCGAGACGCTCGAGATGGGTCGCATCAACACGCCGGAAGAACGCGACAAGTTTTTGCGGCGCATCGGACGTGAGGCGGTGCGGCTCAACAATCTGGTCGAGAACATCCTCGACTTCGCGCGCCTCGAAGCCGGGCAGCGGGCGTTCCGGTTCACGAACGTTGACGTGATTGAGGCGGTGCGCGAAACCGTCGACAGTTTCCGGTTGCGGATCGAGGACCAGGGCTTCCAGCTGACGCTCGAACTGCCGGAGACGCTGCCGCCGGTGCGCGGGGACGGCCTGGCGATCGCGCAATGTCTGCTCAATCTGCTCGACAACGCGGTCAAGTACTCGCGCGAGCGCAAGGAGATCCGGATCGCGTCCGCCGCCCACGAAGGCTTCGTGACGGTGTCGGTGAGCGATCGCGGCATCGGGATCGCCCCGCGCGACCAGAAGAAGATCTTCGAGAAGTTCGTGCGGCTCGAGGACGGCCTGGTTCACGACGTCAAGGGGGCCGGGCTCGGCCTTTCCCTCGTTTATCAGATCATGAAAGCCCATGGCGGACGCGTCGAAGTCCGCAGTGTGCTGAATGGCGGCAGTACGTTTACCCTGTGGCTACCGCGGGCGGCCGAATCGGCGCCCCAACCCGAAGCGCAGGCCCGAACGGGCTCGTGA
- a CDS encoding divergent polysaccharide deacetylase family protein, producing MARSRRKRLPVLPMLGILVLGALVTFAGGELLQMARSDTGQVRMARTLGIADGPRLTAVIGRQVRHALDESGMPAESLVVSVVEDGPAAVRWRVGLRSDASLLQLNYAITRTLEQAGASVLSGREGVTSRGATYVTLLAGIPGRPTHELVLARPPREEEPEERPNARLALVLYGFGDETVLAESLMVLPAPFAVAIVPGARGSAAMFGAAHHASREVVLQLPLEPVNYPQVNPGPGTLLVTMRPARVQSGVRHYIDQARPVAAVANHMGSLATQDMTLMTAVYDELRDRRLPFLHVMPAAGAVCRSLASEMGVVYDEPDETLDYEPRAADTRALDKRWKQVLEEARRRGRMMVWVRATPTTARWLRRASLPKQLEGVDLVPLTSVLRKPSPA from the coding sequence ATGGCCCGCTCTCGTCGTAAGCGCCTTCCCGTCCTGCCGATGCTCGGAATCCTCGTGCTCGGCGCCCTCGTCACCTTCGCGGGCGGCGAGCTGCTTCAGATGGCGCGTTCCGACACCGGTCAGGTGCGCATGGCCAGGACCCTCGGGATCGCCGACGGACCGCGATTGACCGCCGTGATCGGCCGTCAGGTCCGCCATGCGCTCGACGAATCCGGCATGCCGGCCGAGAGCCTTGTCGTCAGCGTCGTGGAGGACGGACCCGCCGCGGTTCGATGGCGCGTGGGTCTGCGCTCGGACGCCTCGCTGCTGCAACTCAACTACGCCATCACCCGCACCCTCGAGCAGGCGGGCGCCTCGGTGTTGAGCGGCCGCGAGGGCGTCACGAGTCGTGGTGCGACCTATGTGACGCTGCTGGCCGGGATCCCCGGCCGGCCGACGCACGAGCTGGTGCTCGCGCGACCGCCGCGCGAGGAGGAGCCCGAGGAGCGGCCAAACGCGCGACTCGCACTGGTGCTCTATGGCTTCGGTGACGAAACGGTGCTGGCCGAATCGCTCATGGTGCTGCCGGCGCCGTTCGCGGTCGCGATCGTGCCGGGCGCTCGGGGCAGTGCTGCGATGTTCGGCGCCGCGCATCACGCCTCGCGGGAGGTGGTGCTGCAACTGCCGCTCGAGCCCGTGAATTATCCGCAGGTCAATCCCGGCCCCGGCACGCTGCTCGTGACCATGCGGCCCGCGCGCGTCCAGAGCGGGGTGCGGCACTACATCGATCAGGCGCGGCCGGTGGCGGCGGTCGCCAATCACATGGGATCACTCGCGACCCAGGACATGACCCTCATGACGGCGGTCTATGACGAGCTGCGCGACCGCCGGTTGCCGTTCCTGCACGTGATGCCCGCCGCAGGTGCGGTGTGCCGCTCGCTCGCCTCCGAGATGGGGGTGGTGTACGACGAGCCCGACGAAACGCTCGACTACGAGCCACGCGCCGCGGACACCAGGGCACTCGACAAGCGCTGGAAGCAGGTGCTCGAAGAGGCGCGCCGCCGCGGCCGCATGATGGTGTGGGTGCGCGCAACGCCGACCACTGCCCGTTGGTTGCGCCGCGCGTCACTCCCGAAGCAGCTCGAGGGCGTCGACCTGGTGCCGCTCACGAGCGTGCTCCGCAAGCCCTCGCCCGCCTGA
- a CDS encoding DUF2330 domain-containing protein has translation MKRLLPLAPLLTIALSLSLAPTAAHSFCGFYVASGNAKLFNRASQVVLVRDGDRTVMTLSNDYQGEPKQFAMVIPVPTVLQKGQIHVGDGAIIEHLDAFTAPRLVEYFDPPPCAVAQDATREVGALKSARARPSVTQFAESISLGVTIEASYTIGEYDILILSATESAGLERWLTANHYNVPQGASRVLNIYIKQNLKFFVAKVNLKEQQKLGFQKLRPIQIAYESPRFMLPIRLGMVNADGAQELFVYALTRTGRVEPVNYRSVKLPTDHDVPEYVKTDFARFCRALFTEQVRKEHMGVVFTEYMWNMSGCDPCAAAPLSADELRKLGVWWVADGSRRAGSGDPSVFVTRLHARYDKASFPEDLALQATSDQTHFQGRYVIHHPYKGDEECEQLVAYRAQLRERRRREAENLATLTGWHLDEIRTAMAVDGEWSAPEDRMKWWDRLWKD, from the coding sequence ATGAAACGCCTGCTCCCGCTGGCTCCACTGCTCACGATCGCGCTCTCGCTCTCGCTCGCACCCACGGCCGCCCATAGCTTCTGCGGCTTCTACGTCGCGAGCGGGAACGCCAAGCTCTTCAATCGCGCCTCGCAGGTCGTACTGGTGCGCGACGGTGATCGCACCGTGATGACGCTCTCCAACGACTACCAGGGCGAGCCCAAGCAGTTCGCCATGGTGATCCCGGTGCCCACCGTGCTTCAGAAGGGACAGATCCACGTCGGCGACGGAGCGATCATCGAGCACCTCGACGCGTTCACGGCGCCGCGACTGGTCGAGTACTTCGATCCGCCACCGTGCGCGGTGGCGCAGGACGCGACGCGAGAGGTTGGCGCGCTCAAGTCCGCTCGCGCGAGGCCGAGCGTCACGCAGTTCGCCGAGAGCATCTCGCTTGGCGTCACGATCGAAGCGAGCTACACGATCGGCGAGTACGACATCCTGATTCTGTCCGCCACCGAGAGCGCCGGGCTCGAGCGCTGGCTCACCGCGAATCACTACAACGTGCCGCAGGGGGCTTCGCGGGTGCTGAACATCTACATCAAGCAGAACCTCAAGTTCTTCGTCGCCAAGGTGAACCTGAAGGAGCAGCAGAAGCTCGGCTTCCAGAAACTGCGCCCCATCCAGATCGCCTACGAGTCGCCCAGGTTCATGCTGCCGATCCGTCTCGGCATGGTGAATGCCGACGGCGCGCAGGAGCTGTTCGTCTATGCGCTCACGCGCACCGGCCGCGTCGAGCCGGTCAACTATCGCAGCGTGAAGCTGCCGACCGATCACGACGTCCCCGAATACGTGAAGACCGACTTCGCGCGCTTCTGTCGAGCGCTGTTCACCGAACAGGTGCGCAAGGAACACATGGGCGTGGTGTTCACCGAGTACATGTGGAACATGAGCGGGTGTGACCCGTGCGCGGCCGCGCCTCTGTCGGCCGACGAACTGCGCAAGCTCGGAGTGTGGTGGGTGGCCGACGGTTCGCGCCGTGCCGGGAGCGGCGACCCGAGCGTGTTCGTCACGCGGCTCCACGCGCGCTACGACAAGGCGAGCTTCCCGGAGGACCTCGCGCTGCAGGCGACCTCCGACCAGACCCACTTCCAGGGGCGCTACGTGATCCATCACCCGTACAAAGGCGACGAGGAGTGCGAGCAGCTCGTGGCCTACCGCGCTCAGTTGCGCGAGAGGCGACGCAGGGAAGCCGAGAACCTCGCGACCCTCACGGGCTGGCACCTGGACGAGATTCGCACTGCGATGGCGGTCGACGGTGAGTGGAGCGCGCCGGAGGACCGCATGAAGTGGTGGGACCGGCTGTGGAAGGACTGA